One Flavobacteriales bacterium DNA segment encodes these proteins:
- a CDS encoding tetratricopeptide repeat protein, with the protein MRPFINILLKLFFIAYLIAPIQSFSQSNEIDSLKGVLEKYVSKDTSRVNVLYSLAFASFNIDETATRTYLDEVRHLSDSLDYTLGKAKLNYLEGILQNRRSNIAESIKLFEKSLEHYQSINDEKGIAAVYSAFGITHYSLSENEKALENYKKASLIYEKNSNERELINTLINVGNVYTNLGRYDEAIENYKKALFRCEKSNKEASKSSVYTSLGAVYRYQGNYPLAIAYYTKSLAYNQKIHDTLRIAKNLSNLGDAYTASDNYDKGLEYSLESLKYSKKIGNRSLTNNITILLGNIYMNKHQYEKSLQYYYESLKISEEINHIDQKAMSLYNIGEIYLILKKPLIAREKFIEARDTGNEIDYKRLLSYSLLGIAESYILESAYQTALPYALEGKAYALELNMLEPQKKAEELLSFIYEHTGDYQNALESHQLYKTLNDSLFNKENIQKITQLEYEYKYKNQLENAKNNELRLTETVKVTSSNLEKTQGNLLLGIIIFLLVTIILGIIIFYLRVRNVKSETQNIITEQRLLRSQMTPHFIFNALSVLQGIILNKENKKAVSYLSKFSKLLRVTLENSRDQMVALNQELIAIENYISLQNIEVETPYNYSLMVDANIDKDQFYIPPMLIQPFIENAIEHGFINHKGEKEITIILNYTNKVLTCTIKDNGIGIEAQKINSNQNKKSLSTAITTERLELLSRNTKHKGSIRIDDRKKYDEQGTQVTLIIPYRIEVPQ; encoded by the coding sequence ATGAGACCCTTTATAAACATACTTTTAAAACTCTTTTTTATAGCTTATTTAATAGCTCCTATTCAATCATTCTCTCAATCCAACGAAATTGACAGTCTAAAAGGAGTCTTAGAAAAGTATGTTTCAAAAGATACGAGTAGAGTTAATGTTCTATACAGTTTAGCGTTTGCTTCTTTCAATATTGATGAAACTGCAACAAGAACATATTTAGATGAAGTACGACATTTAAGTGATAGTTTAGACTATACACTTGGAAAAGCGAAACTAAACTATCTAGAAGGCATTCTGCAAAATAGAAGATCAAACATAGCAGAAAGCATCAAATTATTCGAAAAATCTTTAGAACATTATCAATCGATAAATGATGAAAAGGGAATCGCCGCTGTATATTCTGCTTTTGGAATAACACATTATTCGCTTTCTGAAAACGAAAAAGCACTAGAAAATTATAAAAAAGCCTCTTTAATTTATGAAAAAAATAGTAACGAAAGAGAGTTGATTAACACCCTAATAAATGTAGGAAACGTATATACAAACTTAGGTCGATATGATGAGGCTATAGAAAATTATAAAAAAGCGCTATTTAGATGCGAAAAATCTAACAAAGAAGCTTCTAAATCTAGCGTATATACCTCTTTGGGAGCGGTATACAGATACCAAGGTAATTATCCCCTTGCCATAGCATATTACACCAAATCATTAGCATACAATCAAAAGATACACGACACACTTAGAATAGCTAAAAACTTAAGCAACTTAGGTGATGCTTACACTGCTTCTGACAATTATGATAAGGGGTTAGAATACAGTTTAGAGTCCTTAAAATATTCTAAAAAAATTGGTAATAGAAGTCTAACGAATAATATTACAATTCTTCTTGGGAATATCTACATGAATAAACATCAATATGAAAAGTCACTTCAATACTATTATGAATCACTAAAAATAAGTGAGGAAATAAACCACATTGACCAAAAAGCGATGAGTTTATATAATATTGGTGAGATCTATCTAATATTAAAAAAACCTTTAATAGCTAGAGAAAAATTTATTGAAGCAAGGGATACGGGTAATGAGATCGATTACAAACGCCTTTTGTCCTATAGTCTACTAGGAATTGCAGAATCATATATTTTAGAGAGTGCATATCAGACTGCACTCCCTTACGCTTTAGAAGGTAAAGCATATGCACTGGAACTCAATATGCTAGAGCCTCAAAAAAAAGCTGAAGAACTATTATCTTTTATCTATGAACATACAGGAGACTATCAAAATGCGTTAGAAAGTCATCAACTCTATAAAACACTAAATGATAGTCTATTCAATAAAGAAAATATTCAAAAAATAACGCAGTTGGAGTATGAATATAAATATAAGAATCAATTAGAAAACGCTAAAAACAATGAATTAAGGCTAACCGAAACCGTTAAAGTGACTTCTTCCAATCTAGAAAAAACACAAGGTAATCTATTGTTAGGTATTATTATCTTTTTATTAGTGACCATTATTCTTGGGATTATTATTTTCTATTTAAGAGTTCGAAATGTGAAGTCTGAAACTCAAAACATTATTACAGAACAACGCTTATTGCGTTCTCAAATGACACCTCACTTTATTTTTAATGCTTTATCTGTTTTACAAGGAATTATTTTAAATAAAGAAAATAAAAAAGCCGTCTCTTACCTTTCTAAATTTTCTAAACTCCTTCGTGTTACTTTAGAAAATTCGAGAGACCAAATGGTAGCTTTAAACCAAGAGTTAATCGCTATTGAAAACTACATTAGCCTCCAAAATATAGAAGTAGAAACTCCTTATAATTATTCATTAATGGTAGATGCTAACATTGATAAAGACCAATTTTACATCCCTCCTATGCTTATTCAACCATTTATTGAAAATGCCATTGAACATGGATTTATCAATCATAAAGGAGAAAAAGAAATAACTATTATTTTAAATTATACCAACAAAGTATTAACTTGTACAATCAAAGATAACGGTATTGGTATTGAAGCTCAAAAAATCAATAGTAATCAAAATAAAAAATCGCTATCTACAGCTATAACAACTGAACGTTTGGAACTTCTTTCTAGAAACACCAAGCATAAAGGTTCTATCCGTATCGATGATCGAAAAAAGTACGATGAACAGGGCACACAGGTTACCTTGATTATCCCCTATAGAATAGAAGTTCCCCAATAA